The Xanthomonas sontii genome contains a region encoding:
- a CDS encoding 3-hydroxybutyrate dehydrogenase has translation MQTVLITGAASGIGAGIAHALAADGRHIVVSDLDLKAAETVAAQVRQAGGSAEAVALDVASADSIAAALAAVSRPVDVLVNNAGLQHVAPLQEFPMDKWSLLVEVMLTGVARLTQAVLPGMRERGFGRIVNIGSIHSLVASPYKSAYVAAKHGLVGFSKVIALETADTDITINTLCPSYVKTPLVDKQIADQARTRGISEADVIAQVMLKPMPKGVFIAYDELAGCVAFLASPAARNITAQTIAIDGGWTAQ, from the coding sequence ATGCAGACCGTCCTGATCACCGGCGCCGCCAGCGGCATCGGCGCCGGCATCGCCCACGCACTGGCCGCCGACGGCCGCCACATCGTCGTCAGCGACCTCGACCTCAAGGCCGCCGAAACGGTCGCCGCGCAGGTGCGCCAGGCCGGCGGCTCGGCCGAGGCGGTGGCGCTGGACGTGGCCAGTGCGGACAGCATCGCCGCGGCGCTGGCCGCCGTCAGCCGGCCGGTGGACGTGCTGGTCAACAACGCCGGGCTGCAGCATGTGGCGCCGCTGCAGGAGTTCCCGATGGACAAGTGGAGCCTGCTGGTGGAGGTGATGCTGACCGGGGTCGCCCGGCTGACCCAGGCGGTGCTGCCGGGCATGCGCGAACGCGGCTTCGGCCGCATCGTCAACATCGGCAGCATCCACTCGCTGGTCGCCAGCCCGTACAAGAGCGCCTACGTCGCCGCCAAGCACGGCCTGGTCGGCTTCTCCAAGGTGATCGCACTGGAGACCGCCGACACCGACATCACCATCAACACGCTCTGCCCCAGCTATGTGAAAACGCCGCTGGTGGACAAGCAGATCGCCGACCAGGCGCGCACCCGCGGCATTTCCGAAGCCGACGTGATCGCCCAGGTGATGCTCAAGCCGATGCCCAAGGGCGTGTTCATCGCCTACGACGAACTGGCCGGCTGCGTGGCGTTCCTGGCCTCGCCGGCGGCGCGCAACATCACCGCGCAGACCATCGCCATCGACGGCGGCTGGACCGCGCAGTAG
- a CDS encoding 8-oxo-dGTP diphosphatase — translation MPYTPIVATLGYVLSPDRSQVLLVHRNARPGDHHLGKYNGLGGKVEADEDVLAGMRREILEEAGITCEALQLRGTISWPGFGKHGEDWLGFVFLIEAYAGEPFAENAEGTLAWVPIAQMDTLPLWEGDRHFLPLVFDGDPRPFHGVMPYRDGRMQSWRYSRV, via the coding sequence ATGCCTTACACCCCCATCGTCGCCACCTTGGGCTACGTGCTCTCGCCCGATCGCAGCCAGGTGCTGCTGGTCCATCGCAATGCCCGGCCCGGCGACCATCACCTGGGCAAGTACAACGGCCTGGGCGGCAAGGTGGAGGCGGACGAGGACGTCCTGGCCGGCATGCGCCGCGAGATCCTGGAGGAGGCCGGCATCACCTGCGAGGCGTTGCAGTTGCGCGGCACCATCAGCTGGCCGGGCTTCGGCAAGCACGGCGAGGACTGGCTGGGCTTCGTGTTCCTGATCGAGGCCTACGCGGGCGAGCCGTTCGCCGAGAACGCCGAGGGCACGCTGGCCTGGGTGCCGATCGCGCAGATGGACACGCTGCCGCTGTGGGAGGGCGATCGCCATTTCCTGCCGCTGGTGTTCGATGGCGACCCGCGCCCGTTCCACGGGGTCATGCCATACCGCGACGGACGCATGCAGTCCTGGCGCTACTCGCGGGTCTGA
- a CDS encoding phosphatidylcholine/phosphatidylserine synthase, with product MKRHFSMLREFQLADWFTLANAFCGTGAVFAAMRFLQDGRRSDLLFGMALIPLAFVFDALDGRVARWRKSSSTLGRELDSLADVISFGVAPAALAYACGMQGGWDWLVLSFFVCCGVSRLARYNVTAEQIAGDGDKVPYFEGTPIPSSLGLVIVLAIAAHLGHIGDALWWGEWRLGPWLLHPLALLFALSGSLMISKTLRIPKP from the coding sequence ATGAAACGCCACTTCTCCATGCTGCGCGAGTTCCAGCTGGCCGACTGGTTCACCCTCGCCAACGCCTTCTGCGGCACCGGCGCGGTGTTCGCGGCGATGCGCTTCCTGCAGGACGGCCGCCGCAGCGACCTGCTGTTCGGCATGGCGCTGATCCCGCTGGCATTCGTGTTCGACGCGCTGGACGGGCGGGTGGCGCGCTGGCGCAAGTCGTCCTCGACCCTGGGCCGCGAGCTGGACTCGCTCGCCGACGTGATCTCCTTCGGCGTGGCCCCGGCGGCGCTGGCCTACGCCTGCGGCATGCAGGGCGGCTGGGACTGGCTGGTGCTGAGCTTCTTCGTCTGCTGCGGGGTCAGCCGCCTGGCCCGCTACAACGTCACCGCCGAGCAGATCGCCGGCGACGGCGACAAGGTGCCGTACTTCGAGGGCACGCCGATCCCGAGCAGCCTCGGCCTGGTCATCGTGCTGGCGATCGCCGCGCACCTGGGCCATATCGGCGACGCCTTGTGGTGGGGCGAGTGGCGGTTGGGGCCGTGGCTGCTGCACCCGCTGGCGCTGCTGTTCGCGCTGTCCGGCTCGCTGATGATCAGCAAGACGCTACGCATCCCCAAGCCCTGA